The Gymnogyps californianus isolate 813 chromosome Z, ASM1813914v2, whole genome shotgun sequence genome has a window encoding:
- the NIPSNAP3A gene encoding protein NipSnap homolog 3A isoform X1 translates to MKEFVEMVNKYFHLRTAHSELVGFWSAELGAMNKVFHVWKYDNFAHRTAVRHALANDKDWQGKFISPALSLIEKQHNEVAYLVPWCQLGKPPKEGGVYEWVTFQMKPGGPALWGEAFRAAINAHINTGYTKLIGVFHTEYGLLNTVRDSVRFLESQQNVLLIPLQCSPLK, encoded by the exons ATGAAGGAGTTTGTGGAAATGGTCAACAAGTACTTTCACCTTCGCACAGCTCACTCAGAGCTGGTGGGATTCTGGTCTGCGGAGCTGGGAGCGATGAATAAGGTGTTCCACGTTTGGAAGTACG aTAATTTTGCCCACAGAACAGCAGTCCGGCATGCACTAGCCAATGACAAAGACTGGCAGGGAAAATTCATCTCCCCAGCTCTCTCCTTGATAGAAAAGCAGCACAATGAGGTTGCTTATCTGGTACCCTGGTGTCAACTTGGGAAGCCTCCAAAAGAAGGGG gaGTATATGAATGGGTTACTTTCCAGATGAAGCCTGGTGGGCCAGCATTGTGGGGTGAAGCATTTCGAGCTGCAATCAACGCTCACATCAACACAGGCTACACCAAGCTGATAGGTGTTTTCCACACAGAGTATGGATTACTTAACACAG tgcGGGATAGTGTCAGATTCTTGGAGTCCCAGCAAAATGtgctcctgattcctctgcAGTGCTCGCCACTGAAGTAA
- the NIPSNAP3A gene encoding protein NipSnap homolog 3A isoform X2: MKEFVEMVNKYFHLRTAHSELVGFWSAELGAMNKVFHVWKYDNFAHRTAVRHALANDKDWQGKFISPALSLIEKQHNEVAYLVPWCQLGKPPKEGGVYEWVTFQMKPGGPALWGEAFRAAINAHINTGYTKLIGVFHTEYGLLNTVHVIWWNESPDHRAAGRHSAHEDARVVAAVRDSVRFLESQQNVLLIPLQCSPLK, translated from the exons ATGAAGGAGTTTGTGGAAATGGTCAACAAGTACTTTCACCTTCGCACAGCTCACTCAGAGCTGGTGGGATTCTGGTCTGCGGAGCTGGGAGCGATGAATAAGGTGTTCCACGTTTGGAAGTACG aTAATTTTGCCCACAGAACAGCAGTCCGGCATGCACTAGCCAATGACAAAGACTGGCAGGGAAAATTCATCTCCCCAGCTCTCTCCTTGATAGAAAAGCAGCACAATGAGGTTGCTTATCTGGTACCCTGGTGTCAACTTGGGAAGCCTCCAAAAGAAGGGG gaGTATATGAATGGGTTACTTTCCAGATGAAGCCTGGTGGGCCAGCATTGTGGGGTGAAGCATTTCGAGCTGCAATCAACGCTCACATCAACACAGGCTACACCAAGCTGATAGGTGTTTTCCACACAGAGTATGGATTACTTAACACAG TCCACGTGATCTGGTGGAACGAGAGCCCAGATCACCGGGCAGCGGGAAGGCACAGTGCCCATGAAGATGCCAGAGTGGTAGCAGCTG tgcGGGATAGTGTCAGATTCTTGGAGTCCCAGCAAAATGtgctcctgattcctctgcAGTGCTCGCCACTGAAGTAA